The following are encoded in a window of Phragmites australis chromosome 22, lpPhrAust1.1, whole genome shotgun sequence genomic DNA:
- the LOC133905077 gene encoding putative receptor protein kinase ZmPK1 — protein MSSLTVTATLLQIILSLSLLLPSPPVAAAARANLTRGAAIAVEDHATDFLVSPDGTFACGFYNVSSTVFTISVWFARSTDRTVVWTAAPARPVHSRGARLALDRHGGALVLTDYDGEVVWNSTAGVKAASRARLDDVGNFMLEDAGGNTLWQSFDSPTDTLLPGQRFTAARHLVSRDGRGRLLAAGYYSLGFNDYAMLSLFYDNDNFSSIYWPNPYNNYVDNKRKIYNFTREAALDALGQFLSSDDASFAAADLGGRVRRRLTLDADGNLRLYSLNEGTKGWTVVWMAFGNPCIIHGVCGANAVCLYAPAPSCVCAPGHERADNGYWTRGCRPVFRHDCSRPTKLVALPHTDFWGYDLNNGERMPLEACSKKCQDTCACVAFQHKEQYMECYLKSVLFNGRTFPGLPGTVYIKVPADFGVPEFHVHQWQTHGGRLAIQEDIPGCGGGGTEFLNFSTFSKSAATEARKPVWSYLYGFLSALLVVEVVIIGFGCWLFSSRGLFGPSRACSIGEGYRLITSNFQRYTYSEIKRATGNFTDVIGSGGSGVVYKGILEDNRVVAVKVLKNVSQSEQEFQSELSVIGRIYHMNLVRMWGSCSEAKHRILVSEHIENGSLADMLFDRDASNSVLGWNQRFQIALGVAKGLAYLHNECLEWIIHCDMKPENILLDQDLEPKIADFGLVKLLNRDGSDAGFSRIRGTRGYMAPEWVSSLPITEKVDVYSYGVVLLELLKGVRISEWVIDAVLFAEMDTRMLVKAIQERMELSDKETCAKDLIDHRLNGEFNSVQAKAMLKIAVSCLEEDRGKRPNMSSVVQALISVEDEAR, from the exons ATGAGCTCCCTCACTGTCACAGCCACCCTGCTTCAGATCATCCTCAGTCTCAGCTTGCTCCTTCCATCGCCACCCGTCGCGGCAGCGGCTCGCGCGAACCTCACCCGAGGCGCCGCCATCGCTGTCGAGGACCATGCCACTGACTTCTTGGTCTCCCCGGACGGCACGTTCGCCTGCGGGTTCTACAATGTATCGTCCACTGTCTTCACCATCTCCGTCTGGTTCGCGCGGTCCACTGACCGTACCGTGGTCTGGACCGCCGCTCCCGCGCGCCCCGTGCACAGCAGGGGCGCCCGCCTCGCTCTTGACCGGCACGGCGGCGCGCTCGTCCTCACCGACTACGACGGCGAGGTGGTGTGGAACTCCACCGCCGGCGTCAAGGCCGCGTCGCGCGCTCGGCTCGACGACGTCGGCAACTTCATGCTCGAGGACGCTGGTGGCAACACGCTGTGGCAGAGCTTCGACAGCCCCACAGACACGCTGCTTCCGGGGCAGCGCTTCACAGCGGCGAGGCACCTGGTATCGCGCGACGGCAGGGGCAGGCTGCTCGCCGCCGGCTACTACAGCCTGGGTTTCAACGACTACGCCATGCTCTCCCTCTTCTACGACAACGACAACTTCTCCAGCATCTACTGGCCCAACCCCTACAACAACTACGTCGACAACAAGCGCAAGATCTACAACTTCACACGAGAGGCGGCCCTCGACGCTCTCGGCCAATTCCTCTCCAGCGACGACGCCAGCTTCGCGGCCGCCGACCTCGGCGGCAGAGTCAGGAGGCGGCTGACGCTGGACGCCGACGGAAATCTCAGGCTGTACAGCCTGAACGAAGGGACTAAAGGATGGACGGTGGTGTGGATGGCGTTCGGCAACCCCTGCATCATCCATGGCGTGTGCGGCGCCAACGCGGTGTGTCTCTACGCGCCCGCGCCGTCCTGCGTCTGCGCGCCGGGGCACGAGCGCGCCGACAATGGCTACTGGACCAGGGGCTGCCGGCCGGTGTTCCGGCACGACTGCTCGAGGCCCACGAAGCTGGTGGCGCTGCCACACACCGACTTCTGGGGATACGACCTCAACAACGGCGAGCGAATGCCGTTGGAAGCGTGCTCCAAGAAGTGCCAGGACACCTGCGCTTGCGTGGCGTTCCAGCACAAGGAGCAGTACATGGAGTGCTACCTCAAGAGCGTCCTCTTCAACGGCAGGACGTTCCCCGGTCTGCCGGGCACCGTGTACATCAAGGTCCCAGCCGACTTCGGCGTGCCAGAGTTTCACGTGCATCAATGGCAGACGCACGGTGGCAGACTCGCCATTCAAGAAGACATCCCCGggtgcggcggcggtggcacagagtttctcaatttctcCACCTTCTCAAAGAGTGCTGCGACAGAAGCAAGGAAACCGGTGTGGTCCTACTTGTACGGATTCTTGTCGGCATTGCTCGTCGTCGAGGTGGTCATCATCGGGTTCGGCTGCTGGCTTTTCTCCAGCAGGGGACTCTTCGGGCCGTCGCGGGCGTGCTCAATCGGGGAAGGATACAGGCTGATCACCAGCAATTTCCAGAGGTACACCTACTCCGAGATCAAGAGAGCCACTGGCAACTTCACCGACGTGATCGGCAGCGGCGGTTCCGGCGTCGTGTACAAGGGGATCCTGGAGGACAACAGGGTGGTGGCTGTCAAGGTGCTCAAAAATGTGAGCCAGAGTGAGCAAGAGTTCCAATCTGAACTGAGTGTCATAGGAAGAATCTATCACATGAACCTTGTCAGAATGTGGGGGAGCTGCTCCGAAGCCAAGCACAGAATTCTGGTCTCTGAACACATAGAAAATGGTTCACTTGCAGACATGTTATTTGACAGGGATGCATCAAACAGTGTTCTTGGTTGGAATCAACGTTTTCAGATCGCTCTAGGTGTGGCCAAAGGATTGGCCTACCTTCACAATGAGTGCTTGGAATGGATCATTCATTGTGACATGAAGCCTGAGAACATACTGTTGGACCAGGATTTGGAGCCTAAGATCGCCGATTTTGGGTTGGTGAAACTGCTAAACCGAGATGGGTCTGACGCTGGTTTTTCACGGATTAGAGGAACAAGAGGGTACATGGCTCCGGAGTGGGTTTCTAGCCTACCCATTACCGAAAAGGTTGATGTGTATAGCTATGGAGTGGTGCTCCTTGAGTTACTGAAGGGGGTCAGGATTTCAGAATGGGTGATCGATGCGGTTTTGTTTGCTGAGATGGATACTAGGATGCTTGTTAAGGCTATCCAAGAGAGGATGGAACTCAGTGATAAAGAAACATGTGCGAAGGATCTTATCGACCATCGACTGAATGGTGAATTTAATAGTGTGCAAGCAAAGGCGATGCTTAAGATCGCTGTTTCGTGCCTGGAGGAAGATAGAGGCAAGCGGCCAAACATGAGCTCCGTTGTGCAGGCGCTCATCTCCGTTGAAGACGAAGCAAG GTGA